ATTACTTCTGAAAGGATTAGTCAGTCACTAATACATGTATCATTTGTACCAGTACAAATCCATATTATTGAAAAGCATGGGAAAACCTGGACAAAGCCTGAAAATATAGTTGTTAGTGAGCCATTCAAATTACAGCAAAGAGTACCAAACGATAAAAATAACACTTATAAGCATCATAAATGCTATAATAAGAAATAAGTTGAACTAGAAGTATTTGTATATATACAATCCTGGACATTACCCATCAAAAATGATAAATGAACTGGATAGATTCCTAATCTCTCAGGTATATATTATCTGTTTAAAATAAAATCAGCTCAAAAATCTTAAACTTAAATCCTACAATTAATATATAAATTACAGAATATAGCATAATATATAGATATATATAACACAGAGAAATTATTAATTTTAACTTGCAAAATAACACATTATATTTAATAATATTCAACATTATTAAATATAATGTGTTAAAATAATCAATTATATAGGTTTGAAAAACCTATATAATTGATATAAGGAGCAATTATGTTAAGGTTTACCGTGCAAAAATTACTAGAAACAATCCCAACTTTAATCGCAATAACATTTTTATGCTTTTTGATAATGAGACTTGCTCCCGGAAATCCATTTGATTCTGAGAAACCTATTGATCCTCAAGTAAAAGAAAAACTCATGCAAAAATACCATCTTGATAAACCTTTTTATATTCAAGCTTACTATTACATCACTGGTGTTTTAAGGGGAGACCTTGGGCCATCATTGAAGAAGAAAGACTTAACTGTCAATCAATACATAACATTAGGATTCCCTAAATCACTGACAATCGGAATAGTAAGCTTAATAATCTCACTAATGCTTGGAACTCTGTTAGGTACATTAGCGGCAATTAAAAAAAACACTCGTACCGATTATATAATAAGAATAGTAGCAATATTCGGAATTTCTGTACCAACCTTCGTAACTGGTCCTATTTTGCAATATTTTCTATCTGTAAAGTTAGGATTATTTTATACTTCTGGGTGGATTTCAGAACGCGGTGGTCTTTCAAATTTAGTTATGCCTATATTAACAATGAGTTTGCCGTATACAGCCATTTTTACACGAATACTTAGAGGTTCTATGTTGGAAATATTAAAAAGCGACTTTGTAAGGACAGCAAGGGCTAAAGGCCTAAGTTTTCATGTAATAATCAGAAAGCACGTGTTGGTAGGCGCAATACTTCCTCTAGTGAGCTATATAGGTCCTGCATTTGCTGGCATAATTTCTGGTAGCATGGTTATCGAACAAATATTTAGAATTGCTGGGATGGGTATGTTTACAGTAGAAGCATCCTTAAACAGGGATTATCCACTATTAATGGGTTCAATTTTAGTATACTCAACATTATTACTTATTTCTATTTTAGCATCTGATATTACTTATAAAAGACTTGACCCAAGGACATAGGAGAATAATAAAATGAGTGAATATGAAAAAAAAGACCTCTCATGTGAATTACATACATCTCGCAAAAGAGCTTGGTTAAGGTTTAAGGAAAACAAACTTGCATTTATGAGCATATTTGTAATTGGTTTTTACGTACTCATTGCAATATTTCAACCAATACTGCCAATACACAAATACTATACGCAAGTAGTAGAACATGCTGATTTACCTCCATCTTTTAGACATGCTGGAGAGCTTTGGTATGAAAAGGAACTTTATTTTATAAAAAAATTATCAGAAAAAGAAAAACGAGGAATAAATGAAGAAGAACAGGCAAAGCTAAACGAAATAAAAAGAAAGATAGAAACTGAAGTCCAACAAATTGACGGAAAAGAAGTTCAAATACACAAAAGAGTATACTTACTAGGAACAGACAGTCTTGGACGAGACTTGCTTGCAAGAATAATACAGGGAAGTCAAATATCAATATCTGTAGGATTTATTGGAGCATTTATAGCAATGATAATAGGTTCCATAGTAGGTGCAATTGCAGGATTTTTTGGTGGAATCCTAGACAGAGTAATAACCAAAATAATAGAAGTTCTTTATATTTTACCCACTTTACTTGTCATAATCACATTAATGACTATTATGGAAAGGAATATTATAGGACTATTTATAGCAATCAGCATTATGTCATGGCTAATAATTGCTAGAGTCGTGAGAGGGCAAGTACAATCACTTGCAAAATCTGAATTTATACAAGTAGCTAGAACACTAGGCGCAACGAATAGAAGAATGATACTTAATCATTTAATTCCTAATAGCTTGGGTATGATAGTAATACTTACAACAATGAATGTACCATCATTTATCATGCTTGAATCATTCTTGTCATTTCTAGGTCTTGGAATATCAGCACCAATGACTAGCTGGGGAGAATTGGTAAAAAATGGAATTCCTACATTTGTTGAATACCCATGGAAAATTTTTATTCCAGCAACAGTCATGACAACATTCTTATTGTTTATGAACTTTTTAGGTGACGGATTAAGAGATGCATTTGATCCGAAAGACAACCTTTAGGAGCAATCAAATGAAAGAAGACTACATACTGGACATAAGAAATTTATCAGTTGAGTTTAAATTAAAGCATACGACAATATATCCTGTAAACAATATAAACTTAAAAATTAAAAAAGGCGAAATTAGGGCCATTGTTGGAGAATCTGGTAGTGGAAAATCTGTAACAAGCATGGCAATATTAAAACTATTACCTGAACTGACAACAATATACAAAAACGGAGAAATACTATTTGAAGATCAAGATTTGCTGAAGCTTAGCGAAAAAGAGCTTCAAAGTATTAGAGGTAATAAAATAGCAATGATATTCCAGGATCCAATGACTTCTTTAAATCCATATTTAAGAGTATCTACGCAAATTGAAGAGACAATAATGCTACATCAAAAATTAGATAAAAACACAGCAAAGAAAAAAGCAATAGAAATGCTAAAAACCGTTGGGGTTGTAAACGCAGAAGAAAGAATAGAGCATTACCCGCATCAATTCTCAGGGGGAATGAGACAAAGGGTTATGATTGCAATGGCTTTAAGTTGTCATCCATCACTATTAATCGCAGATGAACCTACTACAGCTCTTGACGTTACAATTCAGGAACAAATATTACTACTTATTAAAAGTTTATCTAAAAAGTTCAATACTTCAACAATACTAATAACTCATGACTTGGCTGTAGTTGCTGAAATTTGCGATACAGTATCTGTAATGTACCAAGGCAACTTTGTAGAAGAAGGCACAGTAGAAGCGATATTTAAAAACCCTCAACATCCATACACAATTGGTCTTTTAAAATCAATACTTACTCTAGACCAAAATCCAAATGAAAAACTTTATTCAATTAAAGAAAATCCTATTGAAATAACTACAAGTAACATTGAGGAGCATTAAATGAACAATGGACAAGATATAATTCTTAAAGTAGAAAACTTAGTACAAACATTCACAATTGGAGAAGACTTCTTATTTTGGAAAAATAAACGCAAGGTAAACGCTGTAAACGATATTAGTTTTGAAGTTGAACGCAATAAAACATTAGGTCTTGTTGGTGAGTCGGGATGTGGTAAATCAACAACTTTAAGATCCATAATGCAACTCTATACACCAACATCTGGGAGTATATATTTCAATGGTAAAGATATTACTCAACTTTCAAGAAGAGAACTTCTTAAAACAAAAAAAGACATGCAGATGGTATTTCAAGACCCACATACATCTCTTAATCCAAGAATGACAATAAGAGAAATAATAGCAGAACCATTAATTATATACAACGAAAATAAAATTCTTCCAAGGACAAAAAAAGAAATAGAAAAGAGAGTAGATGAACTGATGGACATTACTGAACTGGAAAAAAGTATGCTATCTAGGTATCCACACGAATTTTCAGGCGGTCAAAGACAGAGAATAGGAATAGCCAGAGCACTTGCTCTTAATCCTAAACTTTTACTTCTAGATGAAGCTGTATCTGCGTTAGATGTATCCATTCGAGCTCAAATTCTAAATCTACTTAAGGATTTACAAAAAGAATTAAATTTGTCTTATCTTTTTATCTCACACGACTTAGCAGTAGTAAAATACATGAGCGATAAAATTGCTGTAATGTATCTGGGAGTCATCTTAGAGATTGCGCCTAGAGAAATTTTATTTTCAAATCCTATACATCCATACACCAAAACATTAATAGCATCTATTCCCGAAATTGATCCTGAAAAAAGAAAAAACAAAACTATCAAACTTGATGAACCTTCTTTGGCAAACATGCGAAACACAACCTTAACAAAAAATGCACCACTTGAGGAATTGGAAAAGGATCATTTTGTGTCTAAGTATCTTTTTGATGAAATGCATAGCCTACTTAATACTTAGTTTTTGCTATTAAACATCAATTCTTATTTTGCTAATTATTTATTATCAAAATAAGAAACTTCGAAATCTATTTTGTTGTCGATACCTTGAACAAAATAAAGATTAATTCTATTAATATTATTCTTATCTATAACTTTATTTCCAGAATCAACAAAATAATAATAAATCCTACCTCTAGGAAGATC
The sequence above is drawn from the Candidatus Borreliella tachyglossi genome and encodes:
- a CDS encoding ABC transporter permease, translating into MLRFTVQKLLETIPTLIAITFLCFLIMRLAPGNPFDSEKPIDPQVKEKLMQKYHLDKPFYIQAYYYITGVLRGDLGPSLKKKDLTVNQYITLGFPKSLTIGIVSLIISLMLGTLLGTLAAIKKNTRTDYIIRIVAIFGISVPTFVTGPILQYFLSVKLGLFYTSGWISERGGLSNLVMPILTMSLPYTAIFTRILRGSMLEILKSDFVRTARAKGLSFHVIIRKHVLVGAILPLVSYIGPAFAGIISGSMVIEQIFRIAGMGMFTVEASLNRDYPLLMGSILVYSTLLLISILASDITYKRLDPRT
- a CDS encoding ABC transporter permease; its protein translation is MSEYEKKDLSCELHTSRKRAWLRFKENKLAFMSIFVIGFYVLIAIFQPILPIHKYYTQVVEHADLPPSFRHAGELWYEKELYFIKKLSEKEKRGINEEEQAKLNEIKRKIETEVQQIDGKEVQIHKRVYLLGTDSLGRDLLARIIQGSQISISVGFIGAFIAMIIGSIVGAIAGFFGGILDRVITKIIEVLYILPTLLVIITLMTIMERNIIGLFIAISIMSWLIIARVVRGQVQSLAKSEFIQVARTLGATNRRMILNHLIPNSLGMIVILTTMNVPSFIMLESFLSFLGLGISAPMTSWGELVKNGIPTFVEYPWKIFIPATVMTTFLLFMNFLGDGLRDAFDPKDNL
- a CDS encoding ABC transporter ATP-binding protein; translated protein: MKEDYILDIRNLSVEFKLKHTTIYPVNNINLKIKKGEIRAIVGESGSGKSVTSMAILKLLPELTTIYKNGEILFEDQDLLKLSEKELQSIRGNKIAMIFQDPMTSLNPYLRVSTQIEETIMLHQKLDKNTAKKKAIEMLKTVGVVNAEERIEHYPHQFSGGMRQRVMIAMALSCHPSLLIADEPTTALDVTIQEQILLLIKSLSKKFNTSTILITHDLAVVAEICDTVSVMYQGNFVEEGTVEAIFKNPQHPYTIGLLKSILTLDQNPNEKLYSIKENPIEITTSNIEEH
- a CDS encoding ABC transporter ATP-binding protein, producing MNNGQDIILKVENLVQTFTIGEDFLFWKNKRKVNAVNDISFEVERNKTLGLVGESGCGKSTTLRSIMQLYTPTSGSIYFNGKDITQLSRRELLKTKKDMQMVFQDPHTSLNPRMTIREIIAEPLIIYNENKILPRTKKEIEKRVDELMDITELEKSMLSRYPHEFSGGQRQRIGIARALALNPKLLLLDEAVSALDVSIRAQILNLLKDLQKELNLSYLFISHDLAVVKYMSDKIAVMYLGVILEIAPREILFSNPIHPYTKTLIASIPEIDPEKRKNKTIKLDEPSLANMRNTTLTKNAPLEELEKDHFVSKYLFDEMHSLLNT